Genomic window (Vibrio coralliirubri):
AGCAAGCAGTTTGTTTGCGTTTGCACGACCTGTGTGGATGTCACAACCAGAGTGACCGCCTTTTAGGCCTTTTAGCGTTAGCTTACGTGTTACGAAGTCAGCTGGAATCGCGTTACGAGCAATTTCAAATGTCATTGCGCCGTCGATACCGCCAGCACAACCCATGTACACTTCGCCTTCTTGCTCTGAATCGGTGTTAAGAAGGATATCGCCTTCTAACCAACCCGCTTCAAGACCGAAAGCACCTGTCATGCCTGCTTCTTCATCTACTGTTAGTAGAACTTCGATAGGGCCGTGTTGGATTTCGTTTGAAGCAAGAACCGCTAGGCACGAAGCCATGCCCATGCCGTTATCAGCGCCAAGCGTTGTGCCTTTAGCTGTAACCCACTCACCATCAATGTATGGTTGGATTGGATCTTTAGCGAAGTCATGAACTGTGTCTTCGTTCTTTTGTGGAACCATATCGATGTGAGCTTGTAGCACCACACCTTTTTTGTTTTCCATACCCGCCGTTGCAGGCTTTTTGATGAATACGTTGCCCGTTGGGTCACGACGTACATCTAGGCCTTGCTCTGTTGCCCAAGCAATAATGTATTGAGCAAGCTCTTCTTCATGCTTAGAAGGGTGTGGGATTGAGCAAATCTTATCGAAGAACTGCCAGATAGGGGCAGGGGATAATTTACTGATCTCAGAATGGAATTCAGACACGGATGACTCCTTTTTTATTTGATAACCATATATTTAGGTTTTGTATGGGTGAAAACCTAGAACAAAAATCTAAAATATGGGTCTGTTTTGATGGCAACAGCATACCACTTGAGCGTTTTGACGAGTAGCGGTTCTAAACCTCAAATAGCTCAAATTTTGAAAGCGATCTTGTCCACCTGATCACAATTAAGCGCCTTGATGCTTATAAATGGCGCAAGCAAACGTTTGTTTAATTCTATTCTGTAATTTAATTACGAAAATAAGTTTGCAAAATAACCGCAAATGGCAAAAAGTGTGACGTATAGCAAAAAATACTTGTAATCTTTTTTCTTTAGGGTATATTAATAACCAACTTCTGAGATGAAGAGTAAATGCTCAAAGGATGAGTCCGTTTTATCGCCTCCAAGGAACCGAGAAATCAAATTCGTTTTTTATTGATTTATTAAGGTGATAGTTATGAAAGGTTTACCATCTGCAATGTTCTGGATTAACAGCTCTGTTTACACTAGCAACTTTGCATACCCTACAAGCTTTGGTTACTAATACCGTAAGCATGTAACTCGAACAGTTTTGTTCACCCCTATATATTGGAATTCTTTTACAGCCCTTTTGGTTGACAGATTCTACCGCCACTCAGTTTTGAGTGGCGTTTTTTTTGCCTGCTACTTTTCCCAAACCGCTTTCGCTTGTCACTTTCCATGCAGTTCTGCGCGGTTGTTTTTTAAACGCCGAAATATCAATTTGCGCCTTATTACTGATCCTGTTGAAAAATACATAACTATTGTGGGTTTGAATTCAGAATTTACTGGCTAGATTCTCAATAAAAATAACCGATGGTAGAAAAAACAACCAACTAATTTTACTGAATGCATTGTTATTAATTTGTTGTTTTTAAAAGATATTTTACGCTGATGTTTTTATTTTTAATCGCTTTGTTTCATACGGCATTCTGATAAATATCGATTAGAGCCTTAATTCTATCTGGAATTTGTTATTTGATAACTTTATAATCCACAGCCAATCGATTACGCAACCGTTTACTTTTTACCCTTATAGGATTCGATAATGTTCGAAAAGCTATTCAAACTCAGTGAAAATGGCACCAATGTGCGCACTGAAATCATCGCAGGTCTAACAACCTTCCTAACAATGGCTTACATCATTTTTGTAAACCCAATGATTCTAGCTGATGCTGGTATGGACCATGGCGCTGTATTTGTAGCAACCTGTTTAGCGGCTGCTATTGGCTGTTTCATCATGGGCTTTGTTGCTAACTACCCAATTGCTCAAGCTCCAGGCATGGGTTTGAACGCATTCTTTACCTACGCTGTTGTAATGGGTATGGGTTATACGTGGCAAGTTGCTCTGGCAGCGGTTTTCGTATCAGGCGTAATCTTCATCTTCTTAAGTATCTTTAAGATCCGTGAATGGATTATCAACTCGATCCCTATGTCTCTGCGTGTTGGTATCTCTGCAGGTATCGGTCTTTTCCTAGCGTTTATTGCTCTTAGCAATGCAGGCATCGTTGTTTCTAACCCAGCAACTAAAGTTTCACTGGGCGATATTACCGCGATTGCTCCTATCCTAGGCTCACTTGGTTTCTTCCTAACAATTGCTCTTGTTCACCGTGGCGTGAAAGGCGCAGTAATGATTGCGATTCTAGCTATAACAGCTCTTGGCATTGTTATTGGTGACGTTCAATACGGCGGCATCATGTCTACACCACCAAGCCTTGCACCTACATTCATGCAGCTTGATTTCTCTGCTGTATTTGAAATCGGTATGATTTCAGTGGTATTCGCATTCTTGTTCGTCGATTTGTTCGATACAGCGGGTACTCTGGTTGGTGTTGCAACGAAAGCAAACCTAATCAAAGAAGACGGCAAACTACCGCGCTTGAACAAAGCACTGCTTGCTGACTCTACAGCAACATCTATTGGTGCACTGCTAGGTACTTCAAACACAACGTCTTATGTTGAGAGTGTTGCGGGTGTTGCTGAAGGCGGTCGTACCGGTCTAACGGCTGTTGTTGTTGGTATCTTATTCCTACTGGCTCTTTTCTTCTCGCCACTTGCAGGTATGATTCCGGCTTACGCAACATCAGGTGCACTTTTCTATGTAGCAATTCTGATGATGTCTGGCCTAGTTGGCATTGATTGGCGTGATCTTACGGAAGCAGCACCAGTCGTGGTAACATGTCTGCTTATGCCGCTGACGTACTCTATCGCTGAGGGTATCTCACTAGGTTTCATCGCTTACGCTGCAATTAAGCTGCTAAGTGGTAAAGGTCGCGACGTTTCACCTGCTGTGTGGGTAATGTCGGTTATCTTTATTCTTAAATACATTTTCGCTTAATCGTCTAGATTTCTGCTTAATCGCTGAAGAGGCTATGTTTGAGATAGCCTCTAATAACATGACAAAATTATTAGGTTTTATACTATGAGCAACAAATTCGTTATCACTTGGGACAACATGCAGACTTACTGCCGTCAACTTGCTGAAAAGCAAATGCCAGCAGAGCAGTGGAAAGGCATCTGGGCTGTAAGCCGTGGTGGTTTGGTTCCTGGTGCAATCTTGGCTCGTGAGCTAGGTATTCGTCACGTAGATACGATTTGTATTTCTAGCTACGACCACGATCACCAACGTGATATGACAGTAGTTAAAGCACCTGAAGGTGACGGCGAAGGCTTCCTAATCGTTGAAGACTTGGTTGATAGTGGTGACACTGCACGTAAGCTTCGCGAAATGTACCCTAAAGCGAAACTGATCGCTGTATGTGCAAAACCATCTGGTGCTGATTTGCTAGACGAGTACATTGTTGATATCGCTCAAGACACATGGATTGAGCAACCTTGGGATACTAGCCTAAGCTACGTTGAGCCAGTAAATCGCAAGTCAAAATAAGCGTAAACTTAGTTTTTTGAGAAATGACCCTTTATAGGGTCATTTTTTTTTATATTATTAGTGACAACCATTTCTTATTAAGTATCCCAATGTCTGAACCAGAAGAAACGAGCTCGAACCTTTCGGAAACTTTGTTTGTAAAGCACAAGCAGGCGAAAGAGACCTCAATGTTGACACAATACATGCCAAGCTCTGAAGCGTTATTGGATGAGAAACGTGAACAGCAAAACTCATCATGGTACCGAAACCTAAGACGTCTTCAGTGGGTCTGGCAAGGCGTTAATCCAATAGAGCAAGAAGCGGTATTGGCTCGCATCGCGTCATCAGATAACTCTCGGACAACCGATGAGTGGCTTGATACGGTCATGGGTTACCGAAGCGGTAACTGGGCATACGAATGGACCAAGCTGGGTATGCAGCATCAGAATCGCTCTAATGAAAAGAACGATGAAGAGATGGCTGAAGAGCTGTTTTCAGCATCGTTGTGCTTCAGTATTGCGGGTTACCCACATCTCAAGAGCGACAACTTGGCGGCTCAGGCTCAAGTGTTGGCCAACGCAGCGTATTCTGAAGCGATCAAGCACACTAAGTTGATCGTCAAACAGATTGATATTCCATACCAAAACAAGAAGATCAAAGCGAACTTGCATCTAACCAAGACAGATAAACCACAACCGGTTGTGATTGTCAGTGCGGGTCTAGATAGCTTGCAAACGGATATGTGGCGCTTGTTTAGGGATTATTTAGCACCTAAGAACATTGCTATGTTAACGGTAGACATGCCATCAATAGGGCACAGTGCACATTGGCCGTTAACAGAAGACTCATCTTGTCTTCACCAAGCGGTGCTGAATGAATTGCCTAACATCCCATGGGTCGATCACCACAAAGTCGGCTTGTTTGGTTTCCGCTTCGGTGGCAATGCGATGGTGAGACTATCTTTCCTTGAGCAACATAAGATTAAAGCGTGTATCTCTTTAGGCGCGCCAATTCACGACATCTTTGTTCATGCCGACAAACTGAAACAGATGCCTAAGATGCATCTAGATGTGTTGGCTTCGCGTCTTGGTAAAGGTGCTGTTGATATCAATAGCCTTTCTGGGCAGTTGATGGCGTGGTCACTCAAGGTACAAGGTTTGCTGTCAAACAGTAAAACCAGTGTTCCAATCTTGGCATTGGCTCTGGAAGGCGACCCAGTTTCACCACCAATGGATAATCAACTGGTTGCTATTTACAGTGATTACGGAAAAGCGAAGAAAATCAAAGCTAAGTCAATTACACAAGGTTATGAGCAATCCCTCGAATTGGCGATAAAGTGGCTTGAGGATGAATTATTTAGATGACATTTCTCCTAAATTAGTTAAGCATGAAAAGTGTACAAACTAAGTACCTGATACTCAGAGGTAATTTATAAAATCTAAATGCGTAGTTTCTACGTATAACAGTCTGAGTAACGTCATTCTTAACATTGAAAATGGAGATTCAATATGTCAGAAGTGACACAACAACCTACGCATTACCGCTTGTTGAATGTTTTAAAGGCGATCGGGCCTTACTTAAGGGAACCGCAATCAGAAGAAGGCCACTATATCTTTGATTGCTTGTCTGTATGTGTGAACGATAAAAAATCACCAGAAGAACGCGAGTTCTGGGGCTGGTGGCTGGAATTGGATAAGTCGGAAGAGGGATATTCGGCGAAGTACAATATCGGCAAGTACAACATCGATGGTAACTGGGACTCTTTGCCGTTACCTAAAAAGGCGGTCGCTGAGGTCTCTCGAACTCAAGAAGCCTTCCACAAAAAACTGGTTGATGAACTTCAAAGTAAGTTTGAAATCAGTATCCAATTAGACGAAGAGTCTGTCGAATTCGTCTAATTTTAAAGGTTACTCTTCTATATAAAGCAAAAAGGTGCGATTTCGCACCTTTTCTGCTTGTGAATTCCCCTTTTGATTGCTAAAACATCACCTCTTATTTGTTTTATCCATAAAAGACTTCATGACAACAAATCATCAAAGCGGGACAACAACACAGCGTAAAACTGTCGTTGTTAAACTGGGTACCAGTGTCTTAACTGGTGGAACATTGGCATTAGACCGCGCTCATATGGTTGAGCTGGTTCGTCAATGTGCTGAATTAAAAAAACAAGGCCACTCTGTGGTTATGGTTTCGTCTGGCGCAATTGCAGCAGGACGTGAGCACCTTGGTTACCCCGCACTTCCCAACTCAATGGCGAGCAAACAGTTGCTTGCGGCAGTTGGGCAAAGCCAGTTGATTCAAGTTTGGGAGTCTTTGTTTGCTATCTATGACCTTAAGATTGGCCAGATGCTACTGACTCGTGCTGATCTCGATGATCGCGAGCGTTTTCTTAATGCACGTGACACGATCAACGCACTGGTTGATCACGATATTATTCCGGTAGTAAACGAAAACGACGCAGTAGCAACCAACGAAATTAAAGTGGGCGACAATGATAACTTGTCGGCCTTAGTGGGTATTTTGTGCGGTGCTGATAAGCTTTTGCTACTAACAGACCAAAAAGGCCTGTTTACGGCTGACCCTCGTAAAGACCCAAATGCTGAGCTCATCAAAGAAGTGAAAACCATTGATGATACACTGCGCAAGATCGCAGGCGGCAGTGGTACGACATTAGGTACCGGCGGCATGGCAACAAAACTGCAGGCGGCTGATATTGCTCGTCGTGCAGGCATCGAAGTGATTATTGCTGCGGGCAGTGCTGAAAATGTGGTGTTTGACTCACTGAGTGACAACCCACAAGGCACACGTTTCTTGCCTTTAGCGGAAGCGCTTGAAAACCGTAAACGCTGGATTTTAGCGGGCCCTGCTTCAGCAGGTGACATCGTGGTCGACGACGGCGCAGTAAACGCAGTTAACACCAAAGGCAGTAGCTTGTTGGCGAAAGGGGTTGTTCGAGTGAAAGGCGAATTCTCTCGTGGTGAAGTTACCCAAGTCACAGACAGCAAAGGCAAAGTAATTGCGCGTGGTATCGCCAGTTATTCAAGCCAAGACCTAGCAAAAATTGCAGGCAAGCACAGTAAAGATATTGGCGACATCCTTGGATACGATTATGGGTCAGAAGTCATTCACCGTGATGACCTAGTTGTGATTCAAGAGTAGCTCGTGATGATAAGGCGAATCGCCTTTTTTCATCCAAAGACAGACAGAATTTAGGGAGAGTTAAACGTGGATTTAACTAACATGGGTATCGCAGCAAAAGACGCTGCTTTCCACCTAGCGACCGCATCTACGGCGCAAAAGAATAAAGCATTGGCGATCATCGCTGATGAGCTAGAAGCAAACGCAGCAACGATTTTAGAAGCGAACGCGAAAGATATCGAATTAGGTCGCGAAGCTGGTCTAACCGACGCACTGCTTGATCGTCTACTTCTTAATGAAGAGCGCTTAACCGGTATCGCTAACGATGTGCGTAACGTGATTAGCCTTAACGACCCTGTAGGCAGCGAAATCGACAGTAAGGTACTGGAAAACGGTATGTCACTGTCTCGTCGTCGCGTGCCACTTGGTGTGGTGGGTGTTATCTATGAAGCGCGTCCAAACGTAACCATCGATATTGCAGCTCTGTGTCTGAAGACAGGTAACGCAAGCATTCTACGTGGTGGTAAAGAGACGTTCTTCTCGAACATGGAACTGGTTAAAGTTATCCAGTCGGCATTAGAGAAAGCGGAGCTACCAGCGGCTTCTGTTCAGTACATCGAGAAGCCTGATCGTGAACTCGTTTCTCAATTGCTTAAACTGGATGACTACGTGGATATGATCATTCCTCGTGGCGGCGCTGGCTTGCACAAGATGTGTAAAGAGAACAGCACCATCCCAGTTATCATCGGCGGCTTTGGTATCAGCCATATCTTCGTTGATGAAAGTGCGGACCTTGAAAAGTCGGTAGATGTTGTCGAAAACTCTAAAGTTCAGCGCCCATCAGCGTGTAACTCGTTAGATACACTGCTAGTGCATGAAGCGGTTGCTGAAGCTTTCCTAATTAAGCTGAAACAGCGTTTAGCAGGCAAAGTAACCTTGGTTGCAGATACCAGTGCAAAATCACTGCTAGCGGGTTTTGAAGACCAACGTGATGCGGTTGAAGGCGACTTTGACACTGAATGGCTAAGCTACACGTTAGGCGTGAAAGTTGTTGCGGATGTGGCAGAAGCGATTGACCACATGCGTGTACACAATGCGAGTCACTCAGATGCGATCATGACTAACAGCCTAGAGAGCTCAGAGCGTTTCATTAACTCTGTTGGTTCTGCAGCGGTTTATGTGAATGCATCAACACGTTTTACTGATGGCGCACAGTTTGGTCTGGGTGCTGAAGTAGCCGTGTCTACTCAGAAATTGCATGCTCGTGGCCCAATGGGCTTAGAAGAGCTGACAAGCTACAAATGGGTAGGTAAAGCGAACTATTTAGTCCGCGGTTAACGCTGGTCGTTAATTTTACTCCTCAGCTCATTTTTGAAATGGCGATCGAGTAGCAATAATCAATGAATCACCACACAAAAGGGCCTTAATTGGCCCTTTTTCTTTCCTAACGTTTGGCAATTCCGTTACACTGATATTCAATTATTTGGAGGTGATATGCATTGTCCTTTTTGTTCAGAGAACGACACTAAAGTAATCGATTCAAGACTGGTAGCCGATGGCCATCAGGTTCGTCGTCGCCGTCAATGCCTTGCATGTAGTGAACGTTTTACTACGTTTGAATCGGCAGAACTTGTGATGCCTAAGGTCATAAAGTCGAATGGAAACCGCGAACCATTTAATGAAGATAAAATGGTGGGTGGTGTACAGCGCGCCCTAGAAAAACGCCCAGTGAGTGCTGATGCGATTGAACTTGCGATCAGTACGATTAAGTCGCAACTCCGTGCAACTGGTGAGCGTGAAGTACCAAGCGAGATGATTGGTAATCTTGTGATGGGCCAATTGAAAGAATTGGATAAAGTGGCGTACATTCGTTTTGCCTCTGTTTACCGCAGCTTTGAAGACATCCGAGAGTTTGGCGAAGAAATCGCTAAATTAGAGGATTAACTCCTCAATCATGTCAAACTTTACTCCCCTAGATTTTCAAATGATGTCGCGTGCTATTCAGTTAGCAAAACGCGGCATTTACACTACTGCACCCAACCCGAATGTGGGGTGTGTCATTGTACAAACCGACGGTCAGATCGTTGGTGAAGGTTTTCATGCCAAAGCCGGTGAGCCTCATGCTGAAGTACATGCCATGCGAATGGCGGGCGACAAAGCAAAAGGTGCGACGGCTTATGTCACGCTAGAGCCTTGCTCTCATTACGGTCGAACGCCACCTTGTGCTGAAGGTTTGATTAAGGCTCAAGTAGCCAAAGTAATTTGCGCCATGCAGGACCCAAACCCAAAAGTCGCAGGTCGTGGTATCAAAATGCTACGCGATGCGGGTATTGAGGTTGAAATCGGTTTGCTAGAGCAAGACGCTCTTGACTTGAACCCTGCATTTATCAAGCGTATGCAAACGGGTATGCCATTCGTTCAGTTAAAGATGGCCGCTAGCCTTGATGGGCAAACGGCATTGGAAAATGGTCAAAGCCAGTGGATCACATCGCCAGAAGCGCGTCGTGATGTTCAGAACTACCGAGCAAAATCAGGCGCTGTGCTATCAACTAGCCAGACGGTGATTGAAGACAACGCGTCGTTGAATGTTCGTTGGGCAGAGTTGCCAAGCAGTATCAAAGATCATTACGCTGAAGACGAGCTGCGTCAGCCGATTCGCGTGATTCTTGACCGTCAAAACCAACTGCGTCCGGAACTCAAGTTATTCCAGACTCCAACATCCGTGTTGAGAGTTGCCGAAGCGTCTGCTGATATTGAAGTCGGAACCACAGATGCAGGTCAGCTCGATTTGCACGATCTGATGCGTCAATTACCTACGAATCATATCGACCATATTTGGGTCGAAGCGGGCGCTACATTGGCAAAAAGCTTGATTGAAGAACAGCTGGTGGATGAGCTAATCCTCTATTTAGCACCTAAACTTATGGGCAGTGACGGACGAGGTTTGATGGGCGCATTAGGGCTCACTTCAATGTCTGACGTTATTGACCTAGAAATTAAAGATGTTCGACAGGTTGGTGTGGATATTCGCATCGTTGCGAAACCGGTAGTAACGCAACCGACAGTAACGAAACCACAGTAGAAATAGTTACTCCAACTGCATACGTGTCGTTGACAACAAAAAGAGTTTTAAAATGTTTACAGGAATTGTAGAAGCCGTAGGTACATTGAGTGCAATCACTCCCCGCGGAGAAGACATCACCGTAACGGTTAACGTTGGTAAGCTTGATATGGCTGACGTTCAGTTAGGCGACAGTATCGCTACCAATGGTGTGTGTTTGACTGTGGTTGAATTTAACGACCACAGCTACAGTGCAGACCTTTCGCTTGAGACCCTGAAAAAAACGGGTTTTGTCGATTACCAAGCGGGCGATAAAGTTAACCTTGAGAAAGCAATGTTACCAACCACGCGTTTCGGTGGACACATCGTGTCTGGTCACGTTGATGGCGTGGGTGAGATTGTTGAACGTAATCAAGTTGGTCGTGCGATTGAGTTCTGGGTAGAAATGCCAGCAGAAATCTCAAAATACGTGGCTCAAAAAGGTTCAGTAACGGTCGATGGCATTAGCCTGACTGTGAACGATTTACGCAAGAACGCATTCAAGCTGACTATCGTTCCTCACACCTCTTCAGAAACCACCATCGACCAATTCAATGTCGGTCGTAAAGTGAATCTAGAAGTTGATGTATTAGCACGTTACATGGAGCGTTTACTGCAAGGTCAGCAACAAGAGTCTGAGCCTGAATCTCGATTAACGATGGAATTCTTACAGCAGAATGGTTTTGCCTAACCGTTGATACAAAGTGCGTTAAGCGAGACTTTGTAAAACGAAGCAATATCATCAGGTTTAAATAGTGTCGGTTCTAGGAAGCAGAACCATTTCAAAGGATATAGAACAATGCCAATTAGTACTCCTCAAGAAATTATTGAAGACATTCGCCTAGGAAAAATGGTTATCCTGATGGATGATGAAGATCGCGAGAATGAAGGCGATCTGATCATGGCAGCAGAACATGTGACGCCAGAAGCGATTAACTTCATGGCGATGTATGGCCGTGGCTTAATCTGTCTGACGCTAACCAAAGAGCGTTCAAGCCGTATGGGTCTAGCGCCTATGGTTCAAGACAACAATGCACAGTACACCACCAACTTTACGGTTTCGATTGAAGCGGCTGAGGGTGTAACTACGGGTATCTCTGCATCAGACCGTGCAGTGACGGTTCAAGCGGCAGTGGCGAAAGATGCGAAAGCGGCTGATCTTGTTCAACCTGGTCATATTTTCCCACTGACAGCGCAAGATGGCGGTGTTCTGACTCGCGCAGGACACACAGAAGCAGGTTGTGATTTAGCACGCCTAGCAGGCTGTGAGCCAGCATCGGTTATCGTTGAGATCCTAAACGACGACGGCACTATGGCTCGTCGTCCTGATCTTGAAGTGTTTGCTGAAAAACACGACATCAAGCTAGGCACCATTGCAGACTTGATTGAATACCGCAACAACACAGAAACAACGATTGAACGTGTAGCACAATGCCATTTGCCAACTGAATTTGGTGATTTCGAGCTTGTGACTTACCGCGATACAATTGATAACCAGATCCACTACGCGATGCAAAAAGGCGACCTATCTGAAGGTGCTCCTTTGGTACGTGTTCATCTGCATGACACGTTCACCGACCTGCTTCATTCAGACCGTGGTACTGAGCGCAGCTGGTCGCTAGATAAAGCGATGAAGCGCATTGGCGACGAAGGCGGTGTGTTGGTTATTCTTGGCAACGAAGAATCTTCTGATTCTTTGATTCACAAAGTGAAGACATTCGAAGCGCAAGACAAGAACGAGCAGCCAACTATGGCGAAGAAGCAGGGTACCTCGCGTCGTGTTGGTGTCGGTTCTCAGATTCTTCAAGACCTAGGCGTGCACGATATGCGTCTGCTTTCTTCAAGCACTAAGCGTTACCACGCATTGGGTGGTTTTGGTCTTAACGTTGTTGAGTACGTTTGCGAATAAATCCTGTGTCAGCGAGCAGACGTTTCTCCGTTTGTAGCGACATAATTTACCGATGATTTCAGTGGCTCTTTTGGTGATAAATCTAGCCAAAAGAGCAAAGTAGCCAAGTTCGACTCAATACGCGTTCAATACACAAACTTGGCTCCTCGCTGTTCCTATATGCTTGGGATCAGCGCTGCATTATCATCTTTACATTGCCGGTGTCTGTTCTTCTAAATTACCATTAGATATTGCTCACAGTTTTGTGCTAGAATCCGGCGATTCTCACTTGATGAAAATAGTTAAAGGAAGGCTTATGAAAGTGATCGAGGGTGGCTTCCCAGCGCCAAATGCAAAAATTGCTATCGTTATTGCTCGTTTCAACAGTTTTATTAACGAAAGTTTACTTTCTGGTGCAATCGATACTTTAAAGCGTCATGGACAAGTAAGCGAAGACAACATCACTGTTGTTCGTTGCCCTGGTGCAGTAGAACTTCCACTTGTAGCGCAGCGCGTTGCAAAAACAGGTAAGTTCGATGCGATTGTATCTCTTGGTACAGTAATTCGTGGCGGTACACCTCACTTTGACTATGTTTGTAGTGAATGTAATAAAGGTTTGGCACAAGTGTCTCTGGAATATTCTCTTCCAGTAGCGTTTGGTGTTCTTACTGTTGATACGATCGATCAAGCTATTGAACGCGCAGGAACCAAGGCTGGTAATAAGGGTGCAGAAGCAGCACTTAGCGCACTTGAGATGATCAACGTTCTTTCTGAAATCGATTCCTAATGGGGGCCAGTGTGAAACCAGCCGCACGTCGTAACGCACGTCAATTTGCTCTACAAGCAATTTATTCTTGGCAAATTACTAAAGAAAATATTGCTACCGTTGAAGAACAGTTCTTATCTGGTGGTAAGTATGATGAAGAAGAGCATCATGCTGCAGAGCCTGCTCTTGCTATGCCAGAAACAGACGTTGCATACTTCCGCGACCTACTAACTGGTGTTGCTCTTAGCCACATGGAACTTGATAGCAAGCTTCGTCCATTCGTATCTCGCCCTATGCAAGATCTGGATCTGATGGAACTAGCGCTTCTACGTTTAGCTATGTACGAGATGACTCGT
Coding sequences:
- the ribBA gene encoding bifunctional 3,4-dihydroxy-2-butanone-4-phosphate synthase/GTP cyclohydrolase II; translated protein: MPISTPQEIIEDIRLGKMVILMDDEDRENEGDLIMAAEHVTPEAINFMAMYGRGLICLTLTKERSSRMGLAPMVQDNNAQYTTNFTVSIEAAEGVTTGISASDRAVTVQAAVAKDAKAADLVQPGHIFPLTAQDGGVLTRAGHTEAGCDLARLAGCEPASVIVEILNDDGTMARRPDLEVFAEKHDIKLGTIADLIEYRNNTETTIERVAQCHLPTEFGDFELVTYRDTIDNQIHYAMQKGDLSEGAPLVRVHLHDTFTDLLHSDRGTERSWSLDKAMKRIGDEGGVLVILGNEESSDSLIHKVKTFEAQDKNEQPTMAKKQGTSRRVGVGSQILQDLGVHDMRLLSSSTKRYHALGGFGLNVVEYVCE
- the nusB gene encoding transcription antitermination factor NusB — encoded protein: MGASVKPAARRNARQFALQAIYSWQITKENIATVEEQFLSGGKYDEEEHHAAEPALAMPETDVAYFRDLLTGVALSHMELDSKLRPFVSRPMQDLDLMELALLRLAMYEMTRREDVPYKVVINEAIELAKVFAAEDSHKFVNGVLDKAAPHVRKK
- the ribE gene encoding 6,7-dimethyl-8-ribityllumazine synthase, producing MKVIEGGFPAPNAKIAIVIARFNSFINESLLSGAIDTLKRHGQVSEDNITVVRCPGAVELPLVAQRVAKTGKFDAIVSLGTVIRGGTPHFDYVCSECNKGLAQVSLEYSLPVAFGVLTVDTIDQAIERAGTKAGNKGAEAALSALEMINVLSEIDS
- a CDS encoding riboflavin synthase, with the translated sequence MFTGIVEAVGTLSAITPRGEDITVTVNVGKLDMADVQLGDSIATNGVCLTVVEFNDHSYSADLSLETLKKTGFVDYQAGDKVNLEKAMLPTTRFGGHIVSGHVDGVGEIVERNQVGRAIEFWVEMPAEISKYVAQKGSVTVDGISLTVNDLRKNAFKLTIVPHTSSETTIDQFNVGRKVNLEVDVLARYMERLLQGQQQESEPESRLTMEFLQQNGFA